The Prunus persica cultivar Lovell chromosome G7, Prunus_persica_NCBIv2, whole genome shotgun sequence genome has a segment encoding these proteins:
- the LOC18782485 gene encoding protein EARLY RESPONSIVE TO DEHYDRATION 15 → MALVSGGSTLNPNAPLFIPAALKQVEDFSPEWWQLVTTSTWYHDYWLSQQGEDGFYDNAQGDVDNVADLLPETFDLDAGEDFSSLEAQFEEFLQLSQTESKNGLETSTAVLKNLKSLEDKRSPVEPRRYAEKPAKHVSPKCSPRFIQQPR, encoded by the exons ATGGCACTGGTTTCAGGAGGATCAACGTTGAACCCGAATGCCCCACTCTTTATCCCTGCTGCTCTTAAGCAGGTGGAGGATTTCTCCCCTGAATGGTGGCAACTGGTTACCACTTCCACATGGTACCACGACTACTGGCTCAGTCAACAGGGTGAGGATGGCTTTTATGATAATGCCCAGGGTGACGTTGACAATGTCGCAGATTTGCTTCCAGAGACCTTTGATCTCGATGCTGGTGAGGACTTCTCCAGTTTAGAAGCTCAGTTTGAGGAGTTTCTTCAATTGTCTCAGACTGAAAGTAAAAATG GGTTGGAAACAAGTACTGCGGTCTTGAAGAATTTGAAATCACTGGAAGACAAACGTTCCCCAGTGGAGCCAAGGAGGTATGCTGAGAAGCCTGCCAAGCATGTGAGCCCGAAATGCAGCCCCCGCTTCATCCAGCAGCCCCGTTGA
- the LOC18783440 gene encoding protein TIC 20-I, chloroplastic: MIQNKSAMPAGCSSVNSRVCKPSNTGGFVLSCIPRFQTGVASPCVSSWRAHQDAMPLLHHCTVSSPFLSGDQGSLLRTIPLLPSRCRTRMAPRASKDVPYSFRFPPMTKKPKWWWRTLACLPYLMPLHETWMYAETAYHLHPFLEDFEFLTYPFLGAIGRLPSWFLMAYFFVAYLGIVRRKEWPHFFRFHVVMGMLLEIALQVIGTVSRWMPLAVYWGKVGMHFWTAVAFAYLFTVLESIRCALAGMYADIPFVCDAAYIQIPYD; this comes from the exons ATGATTCAAAATAAAAGCGCCATGCCTGCTGGGTGTAGTTCTGTGAATTCCAGAGTATGTAAGCCATCAAATACTGGTGGTTTTGTCTTGTCGTGCATTCCTCGTTTTCAAACTGGGGTGGCTTCTCCATGCGTCAGTTCATGGAGAGCTCATCAGGACG CTATGCCACTTCTGCACCATTGTACTGTATCAAGCCCATTTTTAAGCGGGGATCAAGGTAGCCTGTTACGTACAATCCCCTTGTTGCCAAGCCGATGCAGAACTCGTATGGCCCCTCGCGCATCCAAGGATGTCCCATACAGTTTTCGGTTCCCTCCAATGACTAAGAAGCCAAAGTGGTGGTGGAGAACATTAGCATGCCTCCCCTATTTAATGCCCCTACATGAGACATGGATGTATGCTGAGACAGCCTATCATCTACACCCTTTCCTGGAAGACTTTGAATTCCTTACTTACCCATTCCTGGGGGCCATTGGGAGGTTGCCCAGCTGGTTCTTGATGGCATACTTTTTTGTTGCATATCTTGGAATAGTGAGGAGAAAGGAATGGCCGCATTTCTTCAGATTTCATGTGGTGATGGGCATGTTGTTGGAGATTGCCTTGCAGGTCATAGGGACTGTGAGCCGATGGATGCCACTTGCTGTCTACTGGGGTAAAGTTGGGATGCACTTCTGGACAGCCGTTGCATTTGCTTACCTATTTACAGTGTTGGAGTCCATACGCTGTGCTCTTGCTGGCATGTATGCAGATATCCCCTTCGTTTGTGATGCAGCATATATTCAAATTCCGTATGACTAA
- the LOC18781588 gene encoding protein GAST1, whose product MAMERTLRIVMLCLVMLHFLIVENHATTIAEAPAPQPQGSNNHTMSGITEGSLQPQECGPRCSTRCSNTQYKKPCLFFCQKCCAKCLCVPPGTYGNKQFCPCYNNWKTKRGGPKCP is encoded by the exons ATGGCAATGGAAAGGACTTTAAGGATTGTGATGCTCTGCCTTGTGATGCTTCATTTCTTAATAGTAGAGAACCAT GCTACTACCATTGCTGAGGCTCCAGCACCACAGCCCCAAGGCAGTAATAACCACACGATG AGTGGAATTACTGAAGGCAGCCTTCAACCTCAAG AGTGTGGTCCGCGTTGCTCTACAAGATGCTCAAACACACAATACAAGAAgccatgtttgtttttctgtcAAAAGTGCTGCGCTAAGTGCTTGTGCGTGCCTCCAGGCACCTACGGGAACAAGCAATTCTGTCCTTGCTATAACAACTGGAAGACCAAGAGAGGAGGCCCCAAATGCCCTTGA
- the LOC18781828 gene encoding uncharacterized protein LOC18781828, whose amino-acid sequence MLSGGKFGPKRNKTVIEGRSCAQDVIFNRAHHLAGEYGSLVKGEPNLIVEKPTKWSPPPAGKYKLNVDAAFIPETGVGGIDVVVRNDKGEVMAAMALPLASATSSKHAEIMAFLFEMKFAWDAGFSSILIESDSQGVVNDVKKDEEESWASDGHLIDDIKRSLQHFEDVIISFSPRGGNQVAHFLAKHALNCNTMVTWIEEVPFWLESIVNDDMVVSS is encoded by the exons ATGCTTTCTGGAGGAAAGTTTGGTCCCAAGAG aaataaaactGTTATTGAAGGTCGTTCTTGTGCACAAGATGTGATTTTTAACAGAGCCCATCACTTGGCTGGTGAATATGGAAGTCTTGTAAAAGGGGAACCTAATTTAATTGTAgagaaaccaaccaaatggTCTCCTCCTCCGGCTGGTAAATATAAACTGAATGTTGATGCTGCTTTTATTCCTGAAACAGGTGTGGGTGGAATTGACGTTGTTGTTAGAAATGACAAAGGGGAAGTGATGGCGGCTATGGCCCTTCCTCTTGCCAGTGCCACCTCATCTAAACATGCGGAGATCATGGCGTTTCTTTTCGAGATGAAATTTGCTTGGGATGCTGGcttttcttccattttaaTTGAATCTGATTCACAAGGGGTGGTAAATGATGTAAAGAAGGACGAGGAAGAGTCATGGGCATCAGATGGGCATCTTATTGATGATATTAAGAGGAGTTTGCAACACTTTGAAGATGTTATTATCTCCTTTAGTCCAAGAGGGGGTAACCAAGTAGCTCATTTTCTAGCAAAGCATGCTCTTAATTGTAATACTATGGTAACTTGGATTGAAGAGGTTCCTTTCTGGCTGGAATCAATTGTAAACGATGACATGGTTGTATCCTCTTAA